In Daucus carota subsp. sativus chromosome 4, DH1 v3.0, whole genome shotgun sequence, one DNA window encodes the following:
- the LOC135152307 gene encoding SUN domain-containing protein 1-like, whose amino-acid sequence MDSKVSNIEAKTSDMERELIELRSRTNMLSGRMGSLDKYFSENEGLSKEEVCEDYNNRKGGNDGYVDLNEMRVVMREEFKRRLKNMLGREDYASGGAVVRKHSVKADYFADPVRMITPSFGQPGECFGLKGNRGFVEIKLRSAIIPQAVTLEHVAKSVVDNRSSAPKDCRVYGWFSRKKITRDLSMYFLGNFTYDLEKSSVQTFDVSDSSRVIDTVRLDFTSNYGNPSYTCIYRFRVHGYQPDI is encoded by the exons ATGGATAGCAAGGTTTCGAATATCGAAGCAAAGACTTCAGACATGGAAAGAGAATTGATTGAGTTGAGGAGTAGAACGAATATGTTGAGTGGTCGAATGGGGAGTTTGGACAAGTATTTTAGTGAGAATGAGGGGTTGTCAAAGGAAGAAGTTTGTGAGGATTATAACAATAGGAAAGGAGGGAACGATGGGTATGTTGATTTGAATGAGATGAGGGTGGTGATGAGGGAGGAATTTAAAAGG AGATTGAAAAACATGCTTGGAAGGGAAGATTATGCATCTGGCGGGGCTGTTGTCAGGAAACATTCGGTGAAGGCTGATTATTTTGCTGATCCAGTGAGGATGATAACACCTAGTTTTGGCCAGCCAGGTGAATGCTTTGGTCTGAAAGGAAACAGGGGTTTTGTAGAGATCAAGCTCAGAAGTGCCATAATTCCTCAGGCTGTTACTTTAGAACATGTTGCCAAG AGTGTTGTTGATAACCGGTCGAGTGCTCCAAAGGACTGCAGAGTATATGGATGGTTCAGCAGGAAAAAAATAACTCGTGATTTGAGTATGTATTTTCTAGGTAATTTCACCTACGACCTGGAGAAGAGCAGTGTTCAGACTTTTGATGTATCAGACTCATCTCGCGTCATCGACACAGTAAGGCTCGACTTCACTTCCAACTATGGAAACCCTtcttatacatgcatatatcgCTTCAGGGTCCATGGCTATCAACCTGATATCTGA